The following coding sequences lie in one Arachis hypogaea cultivar Tifrunner chromosome 4, arahy.Tifrunner.gnm2.J5K5, whole genome shotgun sequence genomic window:
- the LOC112797127 gene encoding alpha-soluble NSF attachment protein isoform X1 codes for MAEEQRAKGEEFARKAERKIFCGCCAVLGSNYVEAAELFKKSATSFKLAKSWDKAGSVYIKLSKCHMKLDSKYEAANAYVDAAHCYKKISTKGAIPCLKQAVTLFTEVGRHVMAAKHCKEIGELYELGQDAENAKTYFERAAELYELEDATTTVIQCKAKVAQFSAQLKEFQKAMKIYEDIARQSLNSNLLKYGVRGYLLNSGICQLCLGDVVAINNTLERYQDLDPTFSRTREYQFLADLAASIDTEDVEKFTRAVKEFESATPLDAWKSNLLLRVKDALKAREMEDGDLT; via the exons ATGGCTGAAGAACAGAGAGCGAAGGGAGAAGAATTTGCTAGGAAAGCAGAGAGGAAAATCTTCTGTGGTTGCTGTGCTGTTCTTGGTTCCAATTATGTAGAAGCCGCTGAACTCTTCAAGAAATCCGCAACTTCCTTCAAACTCGCCAAATCAT GGGACAAAGCAGGTTCAGTGTACATCAAATTGTCTAAATGCCATATGAAG TTAGATAGCAAGTATGAAGCTGCAAATGCTTATGTAGATGCTGCTCATTGCTATAAGAAGATATCCACAAAAG GAGCAATTCCATGCTTAAAACAAGCAGTAACTCTCTTCACAGAGGTTGGTAGACACGTCATGGCTGCAAAGCATTGCAAG GAAATCGGCGAACTATATGAGCTTGGCCAAGATGCGGAGAACGCTAAAACATATTTTGAGAGGGCTGCTGAACTTTATGAACTCGAGGATGCGACAACAACTGTGATCCAGTGCAAAGCAAAGGTTGCACAATTTTCTGCCCAACTTAAAGA ATTTCAGAAGGCAATGAAGATTTACGAAGATATTGCCCGACAATCGCTCAACAGTAATTTGCTGAAATATGGAGTTAGAGGATATCTTCTTAACTCTGGCATTTGCCAGCTTTGTCTAGGGGATGTTGTTGCAATTAACAACACCTTGGAGCGCTATCAG GACTTGGATCCAACATTCTCCAGAACTCGTGAATACCAATTTTTGGCT GATTTGGCTGCTTCAATTGATACTGAAGATGTTGAAAAGTTTACTAGAGCAGTCAAGGAGTTTGAGAGTGCGACCCCATTG GATGCTTGGAAGTCAAACCTTCTGTTGAGAGTAAAGGATGCCTTGAAAGCAAGAGAGATGGAAGATGGTGATTTGACATGA
- the LOC112797127 gene encoding alpha-soluble NSF attachment protein isoform X2 produces MAEEQRAKGEEFARKAERKIFCGCCAVLGSNYVEAAELFKKSATSFKLAKSWDKAGSVYIKLSKCHMKLDSKYEAANAYVDAAHCYKKISTKGAIPCLKQAVTLFTEVGRHVMAAKHCKEIGELYELGQDAENAKTYFERAAELYELEDATTTVIQCKAKVAQFSAQLKEFQKAMKIYEDIARQSLNSNLLKYGVRGYLLNSGICQLCLGDVVAINNTLERYQDLDPTFSRTREYQFLADLAASIDTEDVEKFTRAVKEFESATPLMRKWTEFTHDSRRHSMMCLIYISDPT; encoded by the exons ATGGCTGAAGAACAGAGAGCGAAGGGAGAAGAATTTGCTAGGAAAGCAGAGAGGAAAATCTTCTGTGGTTGCTGTGCTGTTCTTGGTTCCAATTATGTAGAAGCCGCTGAACTCTTCAAGAAATCCGCAACTTCCTTCAAACTCGCCAAATCAT GGGACAAAGCAGGTTCAGTGTACATCAAATTGTCTAAATGCCATATGAAG TTAGATAGCAAGTATGAAGCTGCAAATGCTTATGTAGATGCTGCTCATTGCTATAAGAAGATATCCACAAAAG GAGCAATTCCATGCTTAAAACAAGCAGTAACTCTCTTCACAGAGGTTGGTAGACACGTCATGGCTGCAAAGCATTGCAAG GAAATCGGCGAACTATATGAGCTTGGCCAAGATGCGGAGAACGCTAAAACATATTTTGAGAGGGCTGCTGAACTTTATGAACTCGAGGATGCGACAACAACTGTGATCCAGTGCAAAGCAAAGGTTGCACAATTTTCTGCCCAACTTAAAGA ATTTCAGAAGGCAATGAAGATTTACGAAGATATTGCCCGACAATCGCTCAACAGTAATTTGCTGAAATATGGAGTTAGAGGATATCTTCTTAACTCTGGCATTTGCCAGCTTTGTCTAGGGGATGTTGTTGCAATTAACAACACCTTGGAGCGCTATCAG GACTTGGATCCAACATTCTCCAGAACTCGTGAATACCAATTTTTGGCT GATTTGGCTGCTTCAATTGATACTGAAGATGTTGAAAAGTTTACTAGAGCAGTCAAGGAGTTTGAGAGTGCGACCCCATTG atgCGTAAATGGACCGAGTTCACACATGATTCAAGACGACATTCAATGATGTGTTTGATTTATATATCCGACCCCACCTAG